A stretch of the Salmo salar chromosome ssa20, Ssal_v3.1, whole genome shotgun sequence genome encodes the following:
- the fam181b gene encoding protein FAM181B: MAVQTAIMNSPFINFCFPGSVMMEYDMDQSLDGSPLEESEERGEYRETTRNLLSFIDSASSNIKLALDKPVKSKRKVNHRKYLQKQIKRCTGFISPTGNPVAAPGAGVNKRKGSGFPTQTQPQTQPQTQPQTQPGPFQQSKPVHKRDGLQANLQTKSLAALFNSVKEPVRGERAKKPPLRHRNLPPSFFTEPDNTTTTTTSRVTSTSGMFLGDLERGGGNPDFFDLLGPDYSNMLSDQDVFQNRGLPSRIIDQDMFQNRGLPSRILQHQQTQDITDQVSPYDPHHLVGGFLYTEPWSTSSPNKKAGEGVRTGPGPQTPLYCQAGEGVRTGPGPQTPLYCQAGEGVRTGPGTQTPLYCQAGEGVRTGPGPQTPLYCQAGEGVQTGPGTQTPLYCHSVSDSSVTGSTEDSNSLCTLTFPNFFPDCSVSQVSYGLSNGGYNTRDFSSL; encoded by the coding sequence ATGGCTGTTCAAACTGCAATCATGAACTCTCCGTTCATAAACTTCTGTTTCCCTGGGTCGGTCATGATGGAGTACGACATGGATCAGAGCCTGGACGGGAGTCCTctggaggagagtgaggagagaggagaatacaGAGAAACCACCAGGAATCTGCTCAGCTTCATAGACTCAGCCTCCAGCAATATCAAACTGGCTCTGGACAAGCCAGTCAAATCCAAAAGGAAAGTCAACCACCGCAAATACCTACAGAAGCAGATCAAGAGATGTACAGGTTTCATCAGTCCAACAGGGAACCCAGTAGCAGCTCCAGGAGCAGGTGTCAACAAGAGAAAAGGCTCTGGCTTTCCCACCCAGACTCAGCCTCAGACTCAGCCTCAGACTCAGCCTCAGACCCAGCCCGGCCCATTCCAGCAAAGCAAACCCGTCCACAAGCGCGACGGATTACAGGCTAACCTCCAGACCAAGAGCCTGGCTGCCCTTTTTAACTCCGTCAAGGAGCCTGTCAGGGGGGAGAGAGCCAAGAAGCCTCCACTGAGGCACCGTAACCTTCCCCCATCCTTTTTCACTGAGCcggacaacaccaccaccaccaccacctcccgaGTCACGTCCACCTCGGGCATGTTCCTGGGTGATCTGGAACGGGGAGGAGGGAACCCGGACTTCTTTGACCTGCTGGGGCCGGACTACAGTAACATGCTCAGTGACCAGGATGTGTTTCAGAATCGCGGCCTACCCAGTAGGATCATCGACCAAGACATGTTTCAGAATCGTGGCCTGCCCAGTAGGATCCTCCAGCACCAGCAGACTCAGGACATAACAGACCAAGTCTCGCCCTACGACCCTCACCATCTAGTGGGAGGATTCTTGTATACAGAGCCTTGGAGTACCTCTTCTCCTAATAAGAAGGCAGGGGAGGGCGTACGGACGGGCCCAGGACCACAGACACCCCTGTACTGCCAAGCAGGAGAGGGCGTACGGACGGGCCCAGGACCACAGACACCCCTGTACTGCCAGGCAGGGGAGGGCGTACGGACGGGCCCAGGAACACAGACACCCCTGTACTGCCAGGCAGGAGAGGGCGTACGGACGGGCCCAGGACCACAGACACCCCTGTACTGCCAGGCAGGGGAGGGCGTACAGACGGGCCCAGGAACACAGACACCCCTGTACTGTCACTCTGTGTCTGATTCCTCTGTGACAGGGTCTACAGAGGATAGTAACTCACTGTGTACTCTGACCTTCCCCAACTTCTTCCCAGACTGCTCCGTGTCTCAGGTGTCATACGGTCTGAGTAATGGCGGTTACAACACAAGGGATTTCTCTTCTCTCTGA